One window of the Podospora pseudopauciseta strain CBS 411.78 chromosome 4, whole genome shotgun sequence genome contains the following:
- the GUF1_2 gene encoding Translation factor guf1 mitochondrial (EggNog:ENOG503NVHB; COG:J), protein MRCTCPGGLLSSRMRMRPWLVQRQCLLASRPAALGGSLCLRTLSSLSPTMTTTTTRPITTRISSLPPFRQPLLPPPIPQLRRAASSTPTTKDGPLERKSASLEERISKIPISRYRNFCIVAHIDHGKSTLSDRLLEHTGTILPGQDNKQVLDKLDVERERGITVKAQTCTMIWNYPKDGQDYLLHLVDTPGHVDFRAEVTRSYASCGGAILLVDASQGVQAQTVANFYLAFAQGLSLVPVVNKVDLPTADVDRALGQMEEVFELDCKDAVKVSAKTGKGVGDILPAVVERVRAPEGDLDKPLRMLLVDSWYDTFRGVVLLVRVFDGTVRAGDRLVSFATGNEYAVGEVGIQYPGAVPQRCLRAGQVGYVFFNPGMKRIQDAKIGDTFTVKGKEEEVEAYPGFEEPKPMVFVAAFPTDQGDYEKLKDSIGQLVLNDRSITLQKDHSDALGAGWRLGFLGSLHCSVFQDRLRGEYGSDIIITEPAVPVRIVWSDGKEEIITNPAEFPDGEDHRLKRATLYEPVVAATITLPEEYLGRVMELCESVRGVQKSVEFFNATQVILKYELPTASLVDDLFGKLKGATKGYATLDYEDAGWRESNLVKLNLLVNKEPVDAIARVVHNSQVERLGRQWVTKFKEHVDRQMFEVIIQAAAGRRVVARETLKPFRKDVLAKLHASDIGRRRKLLDKQKAGRKRLRAVGNVVIDQSAFQKFLTK, encoded by the exons ATGAGGTGCACATGCCCCGGTGGTCTCCTCAGCAGCCGAATGCGAATGCGACCATGGCTGGTGCAGCGGCAATGTCTGTTGGCCTCGAGGCCGGCAGCTCTTGGAGGTAGCCTCTGCCTTCGAACtctttcttccctctccccgacgatgacgacgacgacgacccgACCGATAACGACGAGAATATCCTCCCTTCCTCCATTTCgacaacctctcctccccccaccaatACCCCAACTCCGCCGGGCGgcatcctcaacccccacaACCAAAGACGGCCCCCTAGAACGAAAATCTGCCTCCCTCGAGGAGCGGATCTCCAAAATCCCCATATCCCGGTATCGCAATTTCTGCATCGTCGCGCACATCGACCACGGGAAATCAACACTTTCCGACCGCCTGCTCGAGCACACGggcaccatcctccccggtCAAGACAACAAACAGGTCCTGGATAAACTCGATGTtgagagggaaagggggataACGGTCAAGGCTCAGACGTGTACGATGATATGGAACTACCCCAAGGATGGCCAGGATTATTTGCTCCATCTAGTTGACACACCCGGGCATGTTGATTTCAGGGCGGAGGTTACGAGGAGTTATGCCAGCTGTGGGGGAGCGATCTTGCTCGTGGACGCCAGCCAGGGGGTTCAAGCCCAAACGGTGGCGAACTTTTATTTGGCGTTTGCCCAGGGGCTGAGTCTAGTGCCGGTGGTCAACAAAGTCGATCTGCCCACTGCTGATGTGGACAGGGCGTTGGggcagatggaggaggtgtttgagTTGGATTGCAAGGATGCTGTGAAAGTCAGCGCGAagacggggaagggggtgggggatatCCTACCGgctgtggtggagagggtgagggcacCCGAGGGGGATTTGGACAAGCCGCTgaggatgttgttggtggatAGCTGGTATGACACCTttcggggggtggtgcttcTGGTGAGGGTGTTTGACGGTACGGTGAGGGCGGGGGATCGGCTGGTTAGTTTTGCGACTGGGAATGAGTATgctgttggggaggtgggcaTACAGTATCCTGGGGCGGTGCCGCAGAGGTGCCTGAGGGCGGGACAGGTGGGGTATGTGTTCTTTAATCCGGGCATGAAGAGGATACAAGACGCGAAAATAGGGGATACGTTTACTGttaaagggaaagaagaggaggtggaggcgtaTCCCGGGTTTGAGGAGCCGAAGCCGATGGTTTTTGTGGCGGCTTTTCCGACGGATCAGGGGGATTACGAGAAGTTGAAGGATAGTATCGGGCAACTGGTGCTGAATGACAGGAGTATCACTCTGCAAAAGGACCATTCCGACGCGCTGGGGgcggggtggaggttggggtttttggggagCTTGCACTGTAGCGTTTTTCAGGACcggttgaggggggagtaTGGGAGTGATATCATTATTACGGAGCCGGCGGTGCCGGTCAGGATTGTCTGGAGTGATGGAAAGGAGGAGATCATCACTAACCCGGCTGAGTTTccggatggggaggatcaCAGACTGAAAAGGGCGACGCTGTATGAGCCGGTTGTGGCGGCGACAATCACGCTGCCGGAGGAGTACTTGGGGCGGGTGATGGAGCTTTGTGAGAGCGTGAGGGGGGTGCAGAAGAGCGTCGAGTTTTTCAATGCCACGCAGGTCATTCTCAAGTATGAGTTGCCGACGGCGAGTTTGGTGGATGACCTGTTTGGCAAGTTGAAGGGGGCCACGAAGGGGTATGCGACGCTGGATTATGAGGATgcggggtggagggagagcaACCTGGTGAAGCTGAACTTGCTCGTGAACAAGGAGCCGGTGGATGCAATCGCGAGGGTGGTGCACAACAGccaggtggagaggttggggaggcagTGGGTGACCAAGTTCAAGGAGCACGTTGACAGGCAGATGTTTG AGGTCATCATTCAAGCCGCGGCAGGCAGGAGAGTCGTCGCCAGAGAGACGCTCAAACCCTTCAGAAAAGACGTCTTGGCCAAGCTGCACGCCAGCGACATTGGCCGAAGGAGAAAGCTGCTCGACAAGCAAAAGGCCGGTCGCAAGAGGTTACGAGCTGTGGGCAACGTCGTGATTGACCAGTCGGCGTTCCAGAAGTTCTTGACAAAGTGA
- a CDS encoding hypothetical protein (EggNog:ENOG503PTEN): protein MPRRRDFPQREENPNRRIDAWDDGFAPPHQMPRQRSPSPRRSRPSNRYPPRTRQFTPSPPPYNDDYHHSPRPRTGGGGANQDYFHDHPLNNSNPNPDHHRGRTSHGQQQRPPLTRSKSTSAKEFLVTGLEKVQHMSPRWQKAAQAAVQAGGLAAFQARKQPGDWVGAKGVKVATAAFTAGLASSKMHKERGRDREYERDRDYERDRSYERDRSRDRSRGRDRDRERNRPTGGQRRGSNLDAIGNMVGGFVAEQFAKRAQKDRR, encoded by the coding sequence ATGCCCCGACGTCGTGACTTTCCCCAACGAGAAGAGAACCCCAACCGCCGCATCGACGCCTGGGACGACGgttttgctcctcctcatcaaatGCCCCGCCaacgctccccctccccccgtcGCTCGCGACCCTCAAACCGCTACCCTCCCCGAACAAGACAATTCACCCCCTCGCCACCCCCCTACAATGACGactaccaccactccccccgCCCTCGtaccggtggtggtggcgcaAACCAAGATTACTTCCAcgaccaccccctcaacaacagcaaccctaaccctgaccaccaccgcggccGAACATCACAcggtcaacaacaacggccgCCGTTGACGAGGTCAAAGTCGACTTCGGCAAAGGAGTTCTTGGTGACAGGGTTGGAAAAGGTGCAGCATATGAGCCCGAGGTGGCAAAAGGCTGCGCAGGCCGCGGTGCaggcgggggggttggcggcgTTTCAGGCGAGGAAGCAGCCGGGGGATTGGGTTGGGGCTAAGGGGGTCAAGGTTGCCACCGCGGCTTTTACGGCTGGGTTGGCGAGCAGTAAGATGCATAAGGAGAGGGGACGGGATAGGGAGTATGAGAGGGATAGGGATTATGAGAGGGATAGGAGTTATGAGAGGGATAGGAGCCGGGATAGGAGCCGGGGGAGGGATCGGGACAGGGAGAGGAACAGGCCGACGGGGGgccagaggagggggagtaaCCTGGATGCTATTGGGAATatggttggggggtttgtggcTGAGCAGTTTGCGAAGAGGGCGCAGAAGGATAGAAGGTAG
- a CDS encoding hypothetical protein (COG:S; EggNog:ENOG503P0EN), whose amino-acid sequence MRMRYVDFLAMVGLATARREYRPASLKMSCSQLVRDRIDPLVNPGVLGTPHIHQIVGGNSFNTTMDPLTHDPATLSTCTTCTFTDDFSNYWTAIMYFRARNNTYHRVPQLGSLFHESAREGGMTIYYFPQFINPKPGTIKAFAPGFRMRVGHPDRVHPVNESGHPRPEHKPTALYDGITYTCLETEGTRFTNLTSSFPPHPCPSGILTTLPFPPCWDGKNLDSPDHQSHVSFAEGGTVGYTQGGKCPASHPVMIPQIMLETRWDTTLFNDPDLWPEEQGKQPFLWSFGDGVGYGHHGDYVFGWRGDSLQRTFDRVDCSGDQICGLPVQTIERANGCFGERRVVEGVDGWLGEMPGGVVVRD is encoded by the exons atgaggatgagataCGTCGATTTTCTTGCCATGGTCGGGCTGGCCACGGCTCGGAGGGAATACCGCCCAGCATCCCTCAAGATGTCGTGTTCCCAGCTGGTCAGAGACCGCATCGATCC TCTCGTCAACCCCGGCGTCCTCGGCACCCCCCACATCCACCAAATCGTCGGAGGCAactccttcaacaccaccatggaCCCCCTCACCCACGACCcagccaccctctccacctgcACCACCTGCACCTTCACAGACGACTTCTCCAACTACTGGACCGCCATCATGTACTTCCGCGCCCGCAACAACACCTACCACCGCGTCCCCCAACTCGGCTCCCTCTTCCACGAGTCCGCCCGCGAAGGCGGCATGACAATCTACTACTTTCCCCAAttcatcaaccccaaacccGGCACGATCAAAGCCTTTGCCCCGGGCTTCCGCATGCGAGTAGGCCACCCCGATCGCGTCCACCCCGTCAACGAATCCGGACATCCACGACCAGAACACAAACCCACGGCTCTCTACGACGGCATAACCTACACCTGCCTTGAAACCGAAGGAACCCgcttcaccaacctcacctcttccttcccaccccacccctgcccctccgGAATCctaaccaccctccccttccccccctgcTGGGACGGCAAAAACCTCGACAGCCCCGACCACCAATCCCATGTCTCCTTTGCAGAGGGCGGCACGGTAGGGTACACCCAAGGGGGAAAATGTCCGGCTTCCCATCCGGTGATGATACCGCAAATCATGCTCGAGACACGATGGGACACCACCCTTTTCAACGATCCCGATCTCTGGCCGGAAGAACAAGGGAAACAGCCGTTTTTGTGGAgctttggggatggggttgggtaTGGACATCATGGGGATTACGTCTtcgggtggaggggggatagTCTGCAGAGGACGTTTGACAGGGTGGATTGCTCCGGGGATCAGATTTGCGGGTTGCCGGTGCAGACGATCGAAAGGGCGAATGGGTGttttggggagaggagggtggtggagggggtggatgggtggttgggggagatgcctgggggggtggttgtgagGGATTGA
- a CDS encoding hypothetical protein (COG:S; EggNog:ENOG503P04U) yields MRLLTVGPEARNTQPPQLKVVNFSDCSLDIPEYAILSHTWDDSTEVALQQLPLFHRHAASSRRLRQVRIIIPILFAASLWSLLSYTVGEVPLYLAFLTTCLLVLSLMLVSCYLAFYLYFVSTQDEQDTCQLVKKKQPGYSKILQTCIKARFDHNVRYAWVDTCCIDKSSSAELTKSINSMYDYYAKAKVCFVYLCDLEPAGDDLGKALPKCRWFTRGWTLQELIAPKHVIFFDREWNERGTKASLSELLSEITGIPEELLKGETTCGDYAVARRMSWASKRLTTREEDIAYCLLGIFDVRMSLLYGEGMGAFQRLQKVILESTADRSIFIWTEGEDERKDCTGNDRGGNECRIKAAGKPHPWSAILAKSPRPFECARNLEVSVTDSIYRDLSIGPRGIKMVVSLVYLVSKVGEDDGNKCILEAFSSLNSEFVGVMVRKISGGRYVRYKPWKLAYFGRALTREPWNDIHRTLVETATLATKFETVFPFSKGCDPVVGNRHSALRLRLDPSLIVNECRAMPRTHWDIHDNVFFGTNETSKSWCGFFVHGQLVDTPTTCIPINLFVGCIRWNIKRPSIILASLEDLDPGFRVLLEYQLDRLEFESCRKAEAVMMSVLDGRLSGAATVVETCAVDQSQIPSSNGGGTVFDKRKIFQINGPATSSPGWHYRVPSTGEKVRVEVNLELEEEEDDTVCVNPVTMLNLRLKPLEEESTVESVGLWDS; encoded by the coding sequence ATGCGCCTTCTCACTGTTGGTCCCGAAGCCAGGAACACGCAACCTCCTCAGCTAAAAGTCGTCAACTTCAGTGATTGCAGTCTCGACATTCCCGAGTACGCCATCCTCTCTCACACCTGGGATGACTCTACCGAAGTTGCTCTACAACAGTTGCCGCTGTTTCACCGCCATGCTGCTTCCTCTCGGCGGCTGAGACAGGTCAGAATCATCATACCGATACTATTCGCCGCCAGCTTATGGTCACTCCTCTCCTACACGGTCGGTGAAGTCCCACTATATCTAGCTTTTCTGACGACGTGTCTGCTGGTGCTATCCCTGATGCTGGTCTCCTGCTATCTAGCCTTTTACCTCTATTTCGTTTCAACCCAGGACGAACAAGACACCTGTCAGCtcgtcaagaagaagcagccgGGCTATTCCAAGATTCTGCAGACGTGCATCAAGGCCCGTTTCGATCATAATGTCCGTTACGCGTGGGTGGACACCTGCTGTATCGACAAGAGCTCCTCCGCCGAGCTCACCAAGTCGATCAATTCCATGTACGATTACTATGCCAAAGCAAAGGTCTGCTTCGTCTACCTCTGCGACTTGGAGCCTGCTGGGGATGACCTGGGAAAAGCCCTCCCCAAATGCAGGTGGTTTACCAGGGGCTGGACCCTCCAGGAGCTGATCGCGCCCAAACACGTCATCTTCTTTGACAGGGAATGGAATGAGCGCGGCACAAAGGCCAGCTTGAGTGAGTTGCTGTCGGAAATCACGGGCATACCGGAGGAGCTATTGAAGGGGGAGACAACGTGTGGTGATTATGCTGTTGCTAGACGCATGAGCTGGGCTTCGAAGAGGCTAACGACAAGGGAGGAGGACATAGCGTACTGTCTGCTTGGGATCTTTGACGTGAGGATGTCGTTGTTGTATGGGGAGGGAATGGGTGCGTTTCAGCGGCTGCAAAAGGTTATTTTGGAGTCGACGGCGGATCGGAGTATTTTCATATGGACCGAGGGCGAAGATGAGCGGAAGGACTGTACCGGAAACGACAGGGGCGGCAACGAGTGTCGTATCAAGGCAGCAGGCAAGCCGCATCCTTGGTCGGCTATTCTTGCAAAGTCTCCGCGGCCGTTTGAATGCGCGAGGAATCTCGAGGTCAGTGTGACTGACTCTATCTATCGCGATTTAAGCATCGGGCCGAGGGGCATCAAGATGGTTGTCAGTCTGGTATATCTCGTCAGCAAAGTCGGCGAGGACGATGGGAACAAGTGTATCCTGGAAGCTTTTAGCTCTTTAAACAGCGAATTTGTTGGTGTGATGGTTCGTAAGATATCCGGTGGCCGGTATGTGAGATACAAACCCTGGAAGCTGGCTTACTTTGGACGAGCACTCACCCGCGAGCCGTGGAACGACATACACAGGACCCTTGTGGAGACTGCAACATTGGCGACCAAATTCGAGACAGTGTTTCCATTCAGTAAGGGCTGCGATCCTGTCGTTGGAAATAGACATAGCGCGTTGAGACTGCGGCTGGATCCGTCCTTGATCGTCAACGAGTGTCGAGCCATGCCTCGAACACATTGGGACATCCACGACAACGTCTTTTTCGGCACCAACGAGACAAGCAAGTCTTGGTGCGGCTTCTTCGTCCACGGGCAGTTGGTCGATactcccaccacctgcaTTCCTATCAATTTGTTTGTGGGGTGTATTCGCTGGAATATCAAAAGGCCCTCCATCATTCTGGCAAGCTTGGAAGACCTGGATCCTGGCTTCAGAGTGTTGCTGGAGTATCAGCTGGATAGGCTTGAGTTTGAAAGTTgccgtaaggccgaagcAGTCATGATGAGTGTATTGGATGGGCGGCTGAGTGGTGCGGCAACTGTGGTGGAAACATGCGCGGTGGACCAGAGTCAAATTCCGAGTTCCAACGGTGGAGGGACGGTCTTTGATAAGCGGAAAATCTTCCAAATCAACGGACCGGCCACCTCTTCACCCGGATGGCATTATCGGGTTCCCTCTACTGGGGAGAAGGTGCGAGTCGAAGTGAATctcgagctggaggaggaggaggacgataCTGTCTGTGTCAATCCGGTTACCATGCTGAATCTTCGGTTGAAGCCgctggaagaggagagcACTGTAGAAAGCGTGGGGCTATGGGATAGCTGA
- a CDS encoding hypothetical protein (COG:T; EggNog:ENOG503P85U), with product MDQEAQDNFGAQLWAQQQAQQAQQAQQARQAQQAQYALQVQMAQQHPPILYPGGRPPVWITNGIGRPIPAGHMYQRYRGGPVKEDTKRLCRFGFQQFRETGHRVSLNEIDLPAYAKDMPPTISWPATYTGPKPSTLYPNILWRKPFEKIFGGAFQPGNTAPAFLENAEAVTARQVMKDYLQTYYKLTYVSVLGWGGNGLACLFRHHDDEGRENEIVVKTSLRSRNENMIRETNFQDKFRDATHIVQLEDLNEYLKPGAIPPVPGSPLPGTHPVQQAPQVILLEYLSHGSLAQVISSLQHRKLTAPNRFLWEIWKCMLRGLLEFEYPPDLYPYDDNGLIDWADMALPGENNVHFDIDPSNYMLGDIFDGHEDDNHPTVPVLKMSDFGCSTTMDDEQFENPKAMWKYRMYGKSMFYMPEQFTEEWDYVPQLPGELDTRVAAGKFTWKSNLFQAAQSLVCIMSGDYPQTPPHPTKVPWTPSMTGVDKDGNDEPLEEHWSYGAYIYGLEQHIDGHLKSVLVRCLMENPDHRPNWRELLEDADTECERYRTDGDEIGDHDNPDWPRGWEKDDWKAQVPWTDVQLESWIKEAILEPPVLTPDPADMPSPPELPAVWERRMAMRRQHQRQRLFMQWLNTRQANLQARVRAMGQEEYTNYFNVWCKRRDMEEHIEKCYKAVVKLRAWEAQFQMHELLRPADQQGRAWADWTAQANAIHQAHPFISLKPADRGPYVRNIQIAIENFRKMEFNTFVREQPEKINRWVQGQIQRLSQNGQFLSPAEITNMTLQAQAQPISIPFPQTPIRKRIRKLQLQVYGPHWHHGLMIGQVAGLDPCPGMVPVGNNHDNFVGPPNLRSQDGPFTPWQSQAELDKLEEMRKKNNIVLPPKQQIRAVRENPLNQQEMADIDNIIAAQPPDPVQQAADANAADIAQNFRGHPPGRDLPDPNAPPPPQAAGAKRKAEDNGEEVRRANPIQNQGQVGNAQLQEARDTLTRRVFALQQMGQQVQQQFQQQNQTQAGPAGGAASALARAKGGDAGVRGAAEGGDVQMGGTDDENHGI from the exons atggaccaagaagctcaagatAATTTCGGAGCACAACTATgggcgcagcagcaggcgcAACAGGCGCAACAGGCGCAACAGGCACGACAGGCACAACAGGCACAGTATGCACTGCAGGTACAAATGGCACAGCAACACCCGCCCATACTGTACCCAGGTGGTCGGCCACCCGTATGGATAACAAACGGCATCGGCAGGCCGATACCGGCAGGGCACATGTACCAGAGATATAGAGGGGGGCCAGTAAAGGAGGACACAAAAAGGCTGTGTCGCTTTGGATTTCAGCAATTCCGAGAGACGGGTCATCGTGTCTCCTTGAACGAAATCGACCTTCCAGCCTATGCAAAGGACATGCCCCCAACCATTTCCTGGCCAGCCACGTACACGGGCCCGAAGCCTTCCACCCTTTACCCGAACATCCTCTGGCGTAAGCCTTTTGAGAAGATTTTTGGCGGTGCCTTCCAGCCGGGAAACACGGCGCCGGCGTTCCTCGAGAATGCGGAAGCGGTGACTGCTCGGCAGGTGATGAAAGATTACCTCCAAACCTACTACAAACTCACCTACGTATCCGTGCTCGGATGGGGGGGGAACGGGCTGGCGTGCCTGTTCCGGCATCACGATGACGAGGGTCGTGAGAACGAGATCGTCGTCAAGACGTCCCTGAGGAGTAGGAACGAGAACATGATCAGGGAGACGAATTTCCAAGACAAGTTCAGGGACGCCACGCATATTGTCCAGCTGGAAGACTTGAACGAGTACCTCAAGCCAGGCGCCATACCTCCTGTTCCGGGTTCGCCGCTGCCTGGGACACATCCCGTCCAGCAGGCGCCGCAGGTGATTCTGCTGGAATATCTTAGCCATGGCAGTCTGGCACAGGTGATATCCAGCTTGCAGCATAGGAAACTCACAGCCCCTAATAGGTTCCTGTGGGAAATCTGGAAATGCA TGCTGAGGGGATTGCTCGAGTTTGAATACCCCCCCGATCTATACCCCTATGACGATAATGGCCTTATAGACTGGGCCGACATGGCTCTCCCGGGCGAAAACAATGTCCACTTTGACATTGATCCATCCAACT ATATGCTCGGTGACATTTTTGACGGCCATGAAGATGACAACCACCCCACCGTCCCTGTTCTCAAGATGTCGGACTTTGGTTGTTCGACAACCATGGATGACGAACAATTCGAGAACCC GAAAGCAATGTGGAAGTACAGAATGTATGGGAAGTCCATGTTTTATATGCCAGAGCAGTTTACCGAAGAATGGGACTACGTTCCCCAGCTGCCGGGTGAACTGGACACTCGTGTGGCCGCAGGTAAATTCACCTGGAAGTCAAACCTTTTCCAGGCTGCCCAG TCGCTGGTGTGCATCATGTCTGGAGACTATCCCCAGACGCCGCCCCATCCAACAAAAGTGCCTTGGACGCCGAGCATGACCGGTGTTGACAAAGATGGCAACGACGAGCCGCTGGAAGAGCATTGGTCGTACGGGGCTTACATCTATGGCCTAGAACAACACATTGATGGCCACTTGAAATCAGTACTGGTACGTTGTCTGATGGAAAACCCGGATCACCGCCCAAACTGGagggagttgttggaggacGCAGACACCGAGTGCGAGAGATACAGGACTGATGGAGATGAAATCGGCGACCACGACAACCCCGACTGGCCTAGAGGCTGGGAAAAAGATGACTGGAAGGCTCAGGTCCCGTGGACAGATGTTCAACTGGAGTCTTGGATCAAGGAGGCAATTCTGGAGCCGCCCGTACTGACCCCAGACCCCGCCGATATGCCTTCACCGCCTGAACTTCCCGCAgtgtgggagaggaggatggcgatgaggagaCAGCACCAGCGTCAAAGGCTCTTCATGCAATGGTTGAACACCCGACAAGCGAATTTACAAGCCCGCGTCAGAGCCATGGGTCAAGAAGAGTACACCAACTACTTCAACGTGTGGTGCAAGCGCCGCGACATGGAAGAGCACATCGAGAAGTGTTACAAGGCCGTGGTCAAGCTCAGGGCCTGGGAAGCCCAGTTCCAGATGCACGAGCTCCTCAGACCGGCAGACCAGCAGGGTAGGGCCTGGGCCGACTGGACGGCGCAGGCGAACGCCATCCACCAAGCCCACCCGTTCATCTCGTTAAAACCCGCCGACCGCGGCCCCTACGTCCGCAACATCCAAATAGCAATCGAAAACTTCCGCAAGATGGAATTCAACACGTTTGTCCGCGAGCAACCCGAAAAGATCAACCGCTGGGTCCAAGGTCAAATCCAACGGCTATCCCAAAACGGGCAGTTTCTCAGCCCCGCCGAGATCACCAACATGACGCTTCAAGCCCAAGCGCAACCTATCTCTATCCCCTTCCCTCAGACCCCGATCAGGAAACGGATCCGTAAGCTACAGCTGCAGGTGTACGGACCACACTGGCACCACGGCCTGATGATCGGGCAGGTAGCTGGTCTCGATCCCTGCCCTGGAATGGTGCCCGTAGGCAACAACCACGACAACTTTGTCGGCCCGCCCAATCTCAGATCTCAGGACGGCCCGTTCACGCCCTGGCAAAGCCAAGCGGAACTAGACAAGCTGGAAGAAATGCgcaaaaaaaacaatatAGTCCTCCCGCCAAAGCAGCAGATCCGAGCCGTGCGGGAAAATCCCCTCAACCAGCAGGAAATGGCGGATAtcgacaacatcatcgcTGCGCAGCCACCCGATCCGGTGCAGCAAGCTGCCGATGCCAACGCGGCTGATATTGCGCAGAACTTTCGCGGTCATCCTCCTGGACGTGACCTCCCTGATCCTAATgctcccccgccgccacaGGCGGCGGGagcgaagaggaaggcggaggataatggtgaggaggtgaggagggctaATCCTATACAGAACCAGGGACAGGTGGGGAACGCCCAGCTTCAGGAGGCGAGGGATACGCTTACTAGGCGGGTTTTTGCTTTGCAACAGATGGGGCAGCAGGTTCAGCAACAGTTTCAGCAGCAGAACCAGACGCAGGCTGGGCCGGCGGGGGGAGCGGCGTCGGCATTGGCGAGGGCAAAGGGGGGGGATGCTGGTGTGAGGGGGGCagcggagggaggtgatgttCAGATGGGGGGGACGGATGATGAAAATCATGGTATATAA
- a CDS encoding hypothetical protein (EggNog:ENOG503PTJQ), translated as MSHKPGIIVVHSRPLSPLLPPIVFQTWYENIHIPDVLATGHVSSAARYRLTSPEANNSMPFLVVYHLPDMNWLHQDNCQFWKIPLHSKILPGDNSSILDVAEFKTEFYETVDTVQFWGPADGGNVPSKLLLSFFPQSKQGADSRSLHQSALANLGIGGSETIQQSMKSTLFKEDQSRPHHPAVPAPRGTPGEMEYLCTLEYAGEIRPGPGVESNSRPEYTLLKAFE; from the exons atgtcCCACAAACCAGGCATCATCGTCGTGCACTCCCGCCCCTTATCTCCACTTTTGCCTCCTATTGTCTTTCAAACATGGTACGAGAACATCCACATCCCTGATGTACTAGCAACCGGACATGTGAGCTCCGCAGCAAGATACCGCCTCACATCGCCCGAAGCTAATAACTCGATGCCATTTCTTGTTGTCTATCACTTGCCAGACATGAACTGGCTGCACCAAGACAACTGCCAATTCTGGAAAATCCCGCTCCACAGCAAGATCCTACCCGGtgacaacagcagcatcCTTGATGTTGCCGAGTTCAAGACCGAGTTTTACGAGACTGTGGACACGGTACAATTTTGGGGGCCTGCCGACGGCGGGAATGTTCCGTCAAAGTTGTTGCTCAGCTTCTTCCCACAGTCCAAGCAGGGTGCAGATTCGAGGTCCCTTCACCAatccgccctcgccaacctgGGAATCGGAGGGTCCGAAACTATCCAGCAGTCCATGAAGTCAACATTGTTCAAAGAAGATCAATcccgccctcaccaccccgcCGTGCCCGCACCACGTGGGACACCAGGAGAAATGGAATATCTTTGCACG CTGGAATACGCGGGCGAGATAAGACCTGGCCCTGGCGTTGAATCCAACAGTCGGCCGGAATACACCCTTCTGAAAGCGTTTGAGTGA